A single genomic interval of Gemmatimonadales bacterium harbors:
- a CDS encoding protein kinase, with protein MTDAYEAVRADLADVYRIEGELGRGGMAVVFRAIDLRHDRTVAIKVMRPALSAMLGRDRFLQEIRMAARLAHPRIVAVFDSGEAGGLLYYVMPFVDAETLRQRLEQHPRLPVREAVGIARDVARALAYAHQHGVIHRDIKPENIMLPGGEAVVTDFGVALANGDENAESINARLTEPGLVLGTPTYMSPDQAFGETRAAADVYSLGCVLYEMLAGKPPYDGPTPVAVLARHSTAAIPSPDRPDAPEGVLAVLRRSLAKGPAERPTALQFEEGLRQAIEEPGALRTTPVEFAVPATGRTIAVLPFADLSPQQDHGYLCDGIAEEILDALSKVPALRVASRTSAFAVRDPGLDVRAKASRLGVESVLEGSVRVAGERMRVAVQLINGLDGFQIWSQRFDAGMAEVFDIEDRIARAVVEALEVKMAVPLSTMVTPLTADVESHREYLLGRQSLNRRTGASIAESLERFAVSTVLDPQFALAHAGVAEARVLQAVYGVEEPRIAMTAAREAADRALALSPHLGAALAARGSVYAMYDWNWESAEQDFVTAIDRQPGYATARQWYAMHLLAPLGRAADARAELERAKASDPLSPAVASSLGQIALFSGHPEAAIRQQEEALKLEPAFGPGYLFLGQAQLAAEDIAAAVASFDRAAGLTGGSSEVLAFQAHAMARSGNGAGAAPLVEELARRSREGYLSPVLTAVAELGTGNTEGALTALETAAEIRATDLVWLNVRPVFAALRAAPRFAAMVRRLGLEGRPV; from the coding sequence GTGACCGACGCCTACGAGGCTGTCCGGGCGGACCTCGCCGACGTGTACCGGATCGAGGGCGAGCTTGGGCGTGGCGGCATGGCGGTCGTCTTCCGGGCCATCGACCTGCGGCATGACCGTACGGTGGCCATCAAGGTCATGCGGCCGGCCCTCAGTGCCATGCTCGGCCGGGACCGTTTTCTGCAGGAAATCAGGATGGCGGCCCGCCTGGCCCACCCCCGCATCGTGGCGGTCTTCGACTCCGGGGAGGCCGGCGGGCTTCTCTACTATGTGATGCCGTTTGTCGACGCCGAGACGTTGCGACAGCGGCTGGAGCAGCATCCCCGCCTCCCCGTCCGTGAGGCGGTCGGGATCGCCCGCGACGTCGCCCGGGCCCTCGCGTACGCACACCAGCATGGCGTGATCCACCGTGACATCAAGCCGGAAAACATCATGCTCCCCGGCGGTGAGGCAGTGGTCACCGACTTCGGCGTGGCGCTGGCGAATGGTGACGAGAATGCCGAGTCCATCAACGCCCGCCTCACGGAACCCGGTCTTGTGCTCGGCACGCCCACCTACATGAGCCCCGACCAGGCCTTTGGCGAGACCCGCGCCGCGGCGGACGTCTATTCGCTCGGCTGCGTGCTCTATGAGATGCTGGCGGGAAAGCCCCCGTACGATGGACCGACGCCGGTCGCCGTGCTGGCCCGCCACTCCACCGCCGCCATTCCCTCCCCCGACCGACCCGACGCCCCCGAAGGGGTCCTCGCCGTGCTGCGCCGCAGCCTGGCCAAGGGCCCCGCGGAGCGTCCCACCGCGCTGCAGTTCGAGGAGGGACTCCGACAGGCCATCGAGGAGCCGGGCGCGCTGCGGACCACGCCGGTGGAATTCGCCGTCCCCGCCACCGGTCGGACGATTGCCGTGCTGCCCTTTGCCGACCTGAGCCCGCAGCAGGACCACGGCTATCTCTGCGACGGCATCGCGGAAGAAATTCTCGATGCGCTCTCCAAGGTGCCTGCCCTGCGGGTGGCGTCCCGGACCTCTGCGTTTGCGGTGCGCGACCCGGGACTGGACGTCCGTGCCAAGGCGAGCCGGCTGGGGGTCGAGTCGGTTCTGGAGGGAAGCGTCCGGGTCGCCGGAGAGCGGATGCGAGTGGCGGTACAGCTGATCAACGGACTCGACGGGTTCCAGATCTGGTCGCAGCGGTTTGACGCGGGCATGGCGGAAGTGTTCGACATCGAGGATCGCATTGCGCGCGCCGTGGTCGAGGCCCTCGAAGTCAAGATGGCGGTGCCGCTCTCCACGATGGTGACACCGCTCACGGCCGATGTGGAGTCGCATCGCGAGTATCTCCTCGGCCGCCAGTCGCTCAATCGGCGTACCGGTGCCTCGATCGCGGAAAGCCTGGAGCGGTTCGCCGTATCCACGGTGCTCGATCCGCAATTCGCGCTCGCACACGCCGGCGTCGCCGAGGCCCGGGTGCTGCAGGCCGTCTATGGCGTGGAGGAACCGCGGATCGCGATGACGGCAGCACGGGAGGCAGCCGACCGTGCCCTGGCACTCTCGCCACACCTTGGCGCAGCGCTCGCTGCACGCGGCTCCGTCTACGCCATGTACGACTGGAACTGGGAGTCGGCGGAGCAGGACTTCGTGACCGCCATCGACCGGCAGCCGGGATACGCCACGGCGCGCCAGTGGTACGCCATGCACCTCCTCGCCCCGCTCGGCAGGGCGGCGGACGCTCGCGCCGAACTCGAGCGCGCCAAGGCCTCTGATCCCCTCTCTCCTGCGGTCGCCAGCAGCCTCGGACAGATCGCGCTGTTCAGCGGGCATCCGGAGGCAGCGATCCGGCAGCAGGAGGAGGCGCTGAAGCTGGAGCCAGCCTTCGGTCCCGGGTACCTCTTTTTGGGGCAGGCACAACTGGCGGCGGAGGACATTGCGGCAGCGGTCGCATCGTTTGACCGGGCCGCGGGTCTGACCGGCGGGAGCTCTGAAGTGCTCGCCTTCCAGGCCCACGCGATGGCGCGGTCAGGCAACGGCGCCGGCGCCGCACCGCTGGTGGAGGAGTTGGCGCGGCGGTCGCGGGAAGGGTACCTGTCGCCGGTGCTGACGGCCGTGGCGGAACTGGGAACGGGAAACACCGAGGGGGCGTTGACCGCGCTCGAGACGGCCGCCGAGATTCGCGCAACGGACCTGGTGTGGCTGAATGTCCGGCCGGTATTTGCCGCGCTGCGTGCAGCACCCCGGTTCGCCGCGATGGTCAGGCGGCTGGGACTGGAAGGTCGACCCGTGTGA